actttgaaagttatcacagttctgtatatatgttaaatttcacaataaaaaatgtatttaaaaaaaaaaggatgcccaAAGAAGTCCAATTGATAAGGAGAAAAATATCATTCAAACAACAGATGGTAGTCTGGTGGGCTGTCCCTCTGTCCACAGGGTTCCTGCAGCAACTCTCCCCCTGAAACGGTGATAATTTCCTCCTTGTGGAAATCAATGAGATCTGTGAGCGTTGCATGGCGATTGGGGTCCACTCCCAGGAAGCTGTAAAAATCCCCCGAGGCATCCACAAGAAAGTGCTTGAACCCCTTCTGCAGGCGGTAGGAGAGGGTGTAACCCCAGATTTTATCACTGACCCGGACAAGAAATGCTCCCTCAGTCATGTTCTCGAGGAGATCTTCTGCATCTTCTCGGCTAATAATTCCATGGAACCAGGAGGCATTGGATTTGGTGTTCCTCTCGAAGCCGGCTCGGTGAGGCAGCTGCTCCTCCTTAAACCAGCGGACTATGACTTCTCTGGAGACCGGACGCAGTGGGCGCTCCCAAGCCCTCGGAGGATGAGCGAGCGGTCCTGGGGCTGGCCCCACGGCTGACGCAGCTGGCTCAGACAGGGCGGTTTCCCGACTCCCAGCTGAGGACGCGCTGCCTGGGGCTCTCTGGAGGGACCCGCAGGAGACTCCGGGGAGAGAGGGGCCCCAGTCCACTGCGGGTTCCACTGCCAGATCCACGCCGCTGCAGGGAACGTGCGCGCCACGCGCAGAGTGGACGAATCTACTTTTAAATATCATTTGGAAATTCTGGAAACTGAagaatacaataactgaaataaaaaacataatagaTGTGTTTAACAGGAGATTCAACACAGCAAAGGAGAGGATTCATGcatcagaagatagagcaatagaaaaTACCCAGACTGAAGAATGgataggaaaaaggaaggaaaaggcaggaaagaGCATAAGAGACTGTGtcaggctgaataatggcccctgAAAGATGTCCACATCCAAATCCCTGGAACTGCAGATACGTTACCCCTACATAGcagaagggactttgcaaatgttaTTAacttaaggatcttgagatggggaaattatcctggatcaTCCAGATGATCCTAtttaatcacaagggtccttacaCAGAGGCAAGAGGATCAGAGCTATATCGAGAATATGTACGGACAGAAGCTGAGGTCAAAGAGGAGAGAAGATGCTGCACTGttggttttgaagatggaggaagaggtcACAAGCCAAAGTATGTAGgtgacctctagaagctggaaaagccaaggaaacagattctcccccagagcctccagaaggaatgcagcctgTCTACCATTTTAGACTTCTGATGTCCAGATCTGTAAGAAAActaatttgtgtttcttttaagcCATTAAGCTTATGGTAGTGTGTTTCAGCAGCAGTATTAAACCCAGACAGAGActgagaaacaatgaaaaaagtcTAACATTCGTGTAACAGCTGAGTATTTTCCCAAACTAATGAAAGACATCAAGCCATGGATTTGAAAAGTACAGCAAACCCCAAGCAGAATAAAAGTAAGTTATTCCACACCTAGACACATCATAgtaaaattgatgaaaaacaaggacaaagaagaaatctgGGAAGTAGccagaagaaaaaagatacatCATCTCCAAAGGAACAATGATAAGACCAATACCTGACTCCTTAACAGAAACAGTGGGGTCTAGAGTACAgtctttaaagtgctaaaagaaaataactgccaatcTAGAATTCTCTTCCCAGCAAAAACTTGGTTGAAATTGAATGAAACATTGAAGTATTTCCAGACAGATAAAATAACTAAAGCAATTTATTTTGTGTAGAccctattaaaaaacaaatagcaatcatgcaaaaaaaattggtaatttttcaagcagaaaaaaaaatgattccagATGGAAACCTGAAAATTCAGGGACAGaatgaaaaacaacagaaagtatAAATACATGGATAAAGTTAGATTATCATGGACTgtacaaaacaataataataatttttctgtttgtttaaatttttattaattttatttacacacactCCATAGCCACCAAGCATATacacccccatcccctggtaacctctaatctaccttctgtcctTGCAGATT
The Choloepus didactylus isolate mChoDid1 chromosome 4, mChoDid1.pri, whole genome shotgun sequence DNA segment above includes these coding regions:
- the LOC119532751 gene encoding SH2 domain-containing protein 4B-like, with translation MIFKSRFVHSARGAHVPCSGVDLAVEPAVDWGPSLPGVSCGSLQRAPGSASSAGSRETALSEPAASAVGPAPGPLAHPPRAWERPLRPVSREVIVRWFKEEQLPHRAGFERNTKSNASWFHGIISREDAEDLLENMTEGAFLVRVSDKIWGYTLSYRLQKGFKHFLVDASGDFYSFLGVDPNRHATLTDLIDFHKEEIITVSGGELLQEPCGQRDSPPDYHLLFE